One window from the genome of Mustelus asterias unplaced genomic scaffold, sMusAst1.hap1.1 HAP1_SCAFFOLD_92, whole genome shotgun sequence encodes:
- the LOC144484092 gene encoding uncharacterized protein LOC144484092 isoform X1, which yields MEAKSTVHTREKRWKCVDCGKGFRSPSELEIHRRRHTGERPFICSVCGKRFAQFICLQLHERLHTGERPFTCSVCGNGFTRSSHLLKHQQVHTDKREFQCSKCEKSFKSPHGLREHQRIHTEYTLFSCSQCGKSFRTATHLQTHQRVHTDKRPFKCPECGRCFKSSGELMSHQLVHTEERPFQCSHCGTGFRRSSHLTAHQRIHTGEKPFICSECGKGFAQSSNLLTHQQIHTEVRPFTCSECGKGFARSSHLLTHQRIHTGERPFTCSECGKRFTESSNLVKHQRVHR from the coding sequence atggaagcaaaaagcaccgttcacaccagggagaagcggtggaaatgtgtggactgtgggaagggattcagatccccatctgagctggaaattcatcgacgcagacacaccggggagaggccgttcatttgttccgtatgtgggaagagattcgctcAGTTCATCTGCCTTCAGCTGCATGAGCGactccacaccggggagaggccgttcacctgctcggtgtgtggaaacggattcactcgctcatcccacctgctgaaacaccagcaagttcacactgacaagagagaGTTTCAATGCTCCaagtgtgagaagagctttaaaagcccACACGGACTGAGggaacaccagcgcattcacaccgagtacacactgttcagctgctcacagtgtgggaagagtttcaggACAGCAACCCACCttcagacacaccaacgagttcacactgacaagagaccttttaagtgtccagagtgtgggaggtgctttaaaagttctggtgaactgatgtcccatcagcttgttcacactgaggagagaccgttccagtgctctcactgtgggactgggttcaggcgatcatctcatctcactgcacaccagcgaattcacactggggagaagccattcatctgctctgagtgtgggaagggattcgctcagtcctccaacctgctgacgcatcaacaaattcacactgaggtgaggccgttcacctgctccgagtgtggaaagggatttgcacgatcatcccacctgctgacacaccagcgcattcacactggggagaggccgttcacctgctccgagtgcgggAAGAGATTTACCGAATCATCCAATctggtgaaacaccagcgagttcacagatgA